The region TGGAACCGTCCGCAGCAGCGCGGACCGCAGTGATCGAAGCGGCGCAGAAGTCGCCCCGAACAGAGGTCGCGGAGGAGAGCGAGGGAGTCAGGATCCAGGGGCTGCATGTCCTGGTGGTCGATGACGACGCTGCGGTCCGCCAGACCTGCAGCACTATTGCGGAGAAGATGGGCTGTGCGGTCGTTGGCGCAGGCACAGTCACCCAGGCGAGAAGGGTCCTGAAGAACAGGAAGGTCGATGTGGTGCTGCTGGATCTGAAGCTCCCCGACGGCGGAGGCCTGGCGCTGCTCGAGCAGGTGAACGCGCTCTATCCGGATACGGCGGTCGTGGTGATGACGGCCTTTGCCACGGTCTCCTCGGCGGTCGAGGCCATGCGTATCGGAGCGCGAGACTACCTGACCAAGCCGTTCGCGCTTGAGGAGCTGACGACGGTGCTCGAACGGGCCAGCCAGAGAGTCCAGTTTGACTGTGAGAGCCGTCAGTTGCGGGAGAGGTTGCGGGCGCAGGAAGACACCAACGGCCTGGTAGGCAAGTCCCCGGAGATGGAAAAGCTCTATCGCATCCTCTCCAAGGTGACGTTTTCGACGCATCCGGTTCTCATTCTGGGCGAGAGTGGGACGGGCAAGGAGCTGGTCGCGCGAGCCATCCACTTCAACGGCCCCAATGCGCAGAGGCCCTTTCTCCCGGTGGACTGCGGATCGCTGGCCCCTTCGCTCATCGAGAGCGAGCTGTTTGGCCACGTCAAAGGAGCATTTACCGGAGCCGATCGAGCAAAAGAAGGGCTTCTGACATCGGCCGAGGGCGGCACGGTCTTTCTGGACGAGATCGGTGAGCTTCCTCTGGATCTGCAGGCCAGGCTGCTGCGCGCCCTCCAGGAAAAAGAGGTGCGTCCTGTTGGCGCGACGCAGGCCAGACCCTTTTCTGCGCGCGTACTGGCGGCGACCAACCGTGACCTTGCCGGTATGGTCGAGCAGGGCAAGTTCCGCAAGGACCTGTTCTTTCGATTGAACGTGGTCAACCTTCGGATTCCTCCCCTTCGAGAGCGCAGGGGAGACATTCCTTTGCTGGCGATGCACTTTCTGGAGAGAATGGAGAAGCAGACTGGTACGGAGCGTACGCTTTCGGACGATTCCCTGCGGCTGATGGCGGACTACGACTGGCCGGGCAACGTGCGCGAGCTGGAAAATGCGATCGAACGCGCCTGCGCTCTTTCGAGCGGTCCGGTGCTTCATCTCGGCGACATGCCGACGCAGCTTCAGGATCTGAGTATGCATCGGGCCGCTGAGGCTGCGGCTGAGAGCCTGTCGGCTCAGGCGGAGCTGGATACAACGGCTTCGCACGGCCCCGGCGAGATCGTCTCTATCGCTGAACTCGAGAAGCAGGCGATCCTCAACACGATCCAGCAGCTCAATGGAGACAAACTGCTGGCAGCCAGGCTTCTGGGTATTGGCAAGACTACCCTCTACCGCAAGCTGAAGGAGTATGGGATGGTCGATCTGCAGGGGGAATCGACGGATTAGAGGCGCTCCGGCGGCTGGCGCGCACCGCTCTCCTCGTTTGCGCTAGGATCGGAGGAGAGTGCGTTGGAGGGAGTACATGGTGTGTAAGCATCTGGACCAGGTTCGCGATGTAAAGCCTTCATCCAAAGGTTGTGAGGACTGTCTGAAGATCGGAGGTCGCTGGGTGCATCTGCGAATGTGCCAGATATGCGGGCACGTGGGCTGTTGCGATTCATCGCCCAACACGCATGCGACCAAGCACTTTCACGCGACGAAGCACCCCATTATGCGCTCAGTCGAACCGGGAGAGGACTGGGGATGGTGCTACGTCGATGAGGTGGAGCTGGACTTCAGCTAGGGTGTGTGAGGCGCTGCGTCGGGTTTGCTATGCTGGGCTCATCCTTCTCAAAGAGAGTGAGCTACACCAATGGCAGATGAGGCAGTAAAAATTACGGTTCGCCCGAACGGTCCGTTGCGGGTCGAGGGTCCAATCTCCCTGACAGACGCGGATGGAAGACACTGGGACCTGACGGGCAAGCCCGCGATCTCCCTTTGCCGCTGCGGCGCCAGCGAAAAGCGTCCGTTCTGCGACGGTTCCCATAATCGCATCGGGTTTCAGTGCTCGGCCTCGCCGGCGCTTCTGACTTAAGATCAACAGAATTGCCGCCGTCTGTCCTGTCTCGACGCGTGAGAGCAGGGCGGAGGCGGCATTTGCCTCTTCTGGGTACCGGCTGAGCTGCTTTGAGGATCGTCAAGATGAAGCATTTGACCTGGTCGAGAGTGATAGTGGCGCCTGCGGTTCTCCTGCTGGCTGTCTCCATGGCGTGGGCGCAGGACCATACGGCAGATCTTCAGGCTGTAACGCTTCCGGCAGAAAAATTGAGCGAATACATTGGCCAGTATCGTGGCTCCGTCGAGCCCGACGTGGTCAATGCCATCACGCTGAGCAATGGCAGCCTGTACGCCGAAGGCGAGCGTATGCCGCGGATTCAGCTGACCCCGGAGTCGCCCGATCACTTCTTCGTGCCGGGAACTCCCCTGCGGGTTACGTTTACCCGGGACGCCCATGGAACCGTGACCGGGCTGACGACCACGGTCACAGGCTCCAATGGAAACGCCGTCAACATGGTTCGGTTCAGCGACAGGCCCGCGGAGCTGAATCATTTTCGTGACTATACCCGCAGCGAAGAGATGGTTCCCATGCGCGATGGCGTCAGGCTGCATCTGGTCATCCTGCGGCCGGAGGGATCGGAGAGTGATGGTCCTGCTCTGCCATTTCTGATGGAGAGGACTCCCTACGGTGTGGACGGAGAAACCTCGACCAGTGTGAATGCCTCCAAGCCGGAGCTGGCGCGGAGTGGATACATCTTTGTCTTCGGAGATATTCGCGGACGCTATAAGTCGGAGGGCCAGTTTGTGATGAACCGGCCCATTGTCGAGCACAGGACGAAGAAGGATATCGACGAAACGACCGATACCAACGACACGATCGACTGGCTGCTGAAGAATGTTCCCAACAACAACGGCCGCGTGGGGGTATACGGTATCTCATATCCCGGCTTTCTTTCGATGATGGCGGGGATCGACGCGCATCCGGCGGTGAAGGCCATCTCTCCGCAGGCCCCGATGACGAATATCTGGATCGGCGATGATTTCTTTCACAATGGAGCCTTTCGCGAGAGCTACGGCTTCGACTATGTGCAGCAGCTCGAAGGCCAGAAGACCGATGTGCGGGTTCAGTCGAGCGAGGATACCTACGACTTCTTCCTCCAGAATGTGAACTTCGCCGGAGCTGCCAAAAGCGCGGGCATGAGCAAGCTGCCGACTGCGAAGGCGTTTCTGTCGCAGCCCGCATACACGAAGTTCTGGCAGGCGATGGCGGTTGAGCCGCATCTGACGAAGGTGGAGGTTCCCACGCTTGAGGTGGGAGGCTGGTGGGACCAGGAGGACATGTGGGGGCCACAGGCCGAGTATGCTGCGCTGGAGCCGCATGACAAAAACCATGAGGTCTTCCTCGTGCTGGGACCGTGGAACCACGGAGGATGGGTGCCGACGACGCGGCATCTGGGCGCGGTGGACTTCGGCTCTGCCACCGGTGAGACCTATCGCAAGACGATCGAGGCGCCCTTCTTTGAGAAGTACCTCAAGGACCGCCCCGGCTTCGACCTGAAGGACACGGCGAGCTTCCGCACCGGCGTAGACAAGTGGGAGCGGTACGATGCATGGCCGCCGAAGGTGGGATTCAAACCGGCAAAGCTGTATCTGGCAGCGGATCACGGCCTGAGTTTCGAGCCGCCTGCGACGGAAAACAAAACCGAGTATGTGG is a window of Edaphobacter sp. 12200R-103 DNA encoding:
- a CDS encoding sigma-54 dependent transcriptional regulator, yielding MTVAEQSRTIRQSEVEPSAAARTAVIEAAQKSPRTEVAEESEGVRIQGLHVLVVDDDAAVRQTCSTIAEKMGCAVVGAGTVTQARRVLKNRKVDVVLLDLKLPDGGGLALLEQVNALYPDTAVVVMTAFATVSSAVEAMRIGARDYLTKPFALEELTTVLERASQRVQFDCESRQLRERLRAQEDTNGLVGKSPEMEKLYRILSKVTFSTHPVLILGESGTGKELVARAIHFNGPNAQRPFLPVDCGSLAPSLIESELFGHVKGAFTGADRAKEGLLTSAEGGTVFLDEIGELPLDLQARLLRALQEKEVRPVGATQARPFSARVLAATNRDLAGMVEQGKFRKDLFFRLNVVNLRIPPLRERRGDIPLLAMHFLERMEKQTGTERTLSDDSLRLMADYDWPGNVRELENAIERACALSSGPVLHLGDMPTQLQDLSMHRAAEAAAESLSAQAELDTTASHGPGEIVSIAELEKQAILNTIQQLNGDKLLAARLLGIGKTTLYRKLKEYGMVDLQGESTD
- a CDS encoding UBP-type zinc finger domain-containing protein — encoded protein: MVCKHLDQVRDVKPSSKGCEDCLKIGGRWVHLRMCQICGHVGCCDSSPNTHATKHFHATKHPIMRSVEPGEDWGWCYVDEVELDFS
- a CDS encoding CDGSH iron-sulfur domain-containing protein — translated: MADEAVKITVRPNGPLRVEGPISLTDADGRHWDLTGKPAISLCRCGASEKRPFCDGSHNRIGFQCSASPALLT
- a CDS encoding CocE/NonD family hydrolase; the protein is MKHLTWSRVIVAPAVLLLAVSMAWAQDHTADLQAVTLPAEKLSEYIGQYRGSVEPDVVNAITLSNGSLYAEGERMPRIQLTPESPDHFFVPGTPLRVTFTRDAHGTVTGLTTTVTGSNGNAVNMVRFSDRPAELNHFRDYTRSEEMVPMRDGVRLHLVILRPEGSESDGPALPFLMERTPYGVDGETSTSVNASKPELARSGYIFVFGDIRGRYKSEGQFVMNRPIVEHRTKKDIDETTDTNDTIDWLLKNVPNNNGRVGVYGISYPGFLSMMAGIDAHPAVKAISPQAPMTNIWIGDDFFHNGAFRESYGFDYVQQLEGQKTDVRVQSSEDTYDFFLQNVNFAGAAKSAGMSKLPTAKAFLSQPAYTKFWQAMAVEPHLTKVEVPTLEVGGWWDQEDMWGPQAEYAALEPHDKNHEVFLVLGPWNHGGWVPTTRHLGAVDFGSATGETYRKTIEAPFFEKYLKDRPGFDLKDTASFRTGVDKWERYDAWPPKVGFKPAKLYLAADHGLSFEPPATENKTEYVADPENPVPYRHRPIQATYGNGSKWRTWLAEDQRFVSGRKDLANFTTPPLDHDVTVTGDVLADLFASTTGSDGDWIVKLIDVYPDDAPDGMSGYQLMISDEILRGRYRNSFEKPEPVKPGEVTEYKWSLHGADHTFLKGHRIMVQVQSSWFPLYDRNPQTRVPNIMMAPASAYKAQTISIYESSKYPSHLEFEMPE